One Sagittula stellata E-37 genomic window carries:
- a CDS encoding LysR family transcriptional regulator ArgP, translating to MYDPAQLSALEAVLRLGAFEAAAAELNVTPSAISQRIRSLEDRVGAPLVLRQSPASATETGARLARHARECALLDAALARDLGRASQARVRIALNADSLDTWAIPALARTDFLYDIAIEDESVSDRRLRDGDVTAAITSRVQPVQGCDAVPLGVMRYIATCSPAFRDKHFPEGLTEDTLSKAPMVDYSGKDVLQRRWLADLNGRPLSPPTHHLPSTHGFVEAARCGLGWGLNPLPLVADLLESGDLIAMAPDLPRDVPLYWQVRSITAPAIRPLTRALRRAAADVLLPMP from the coding sequence ATGTACGACCCGGCACAGCTTTCGGCCCTTGAGGCGGTCCTGCGGCTTGGCGCGTTCGAGGCCGCCGCCGCCGAACTCAACGTCACGCCGTCGGCCATTTCCCAGCGAATACGGTCCCTTGAGGATCGGGTCGGCGCGCCGCTGGTGCTGCGCCAGTCCCCCGCCAGCGCGACAGAGACAGGCGCACGGCTTGCGCGCCACGCCCGGGAGTGCGCCCTGCTGGACGCGGCATTGGCCCGGGACCTCGGGCGCGCGTCGCAGGCGCGGGTGCGCATCGCGCTAAACGCCGACAGCCTCGACACATGGGCGATCCCCGCGCTGGCGCGCACCGATTTCCTGTACGACATCGCCATCGAGGACGAATCCGTCTCGGATCGGCGCCTTCGCGACGGGGACGTGACCGCCGCCATCACCTCGCGCGTTCAGCCGGTTCAAGGCTGCGACGCGGTTCCACTGGGTGTGATGCGCTACATTGCAACCTGCTCCCCCGCCTTCCGCGACAAGCATTTTCCCGAAGGGCTGACAGAGGACACGCTGAGCAAGGCGCCGATGGTCGACTATTCCGGCAAGGACGTTCTGCAAAGGCGCTGGCTGGCGGACCTCAACGGGCGGCCACTGTCACCACCGACCCACCATTTGCCCTCGACCCACGGTTTTGTCGAGGCGGCCCGCTGCGGGCTGGGCTGGGGTCTCAACCCGCTGCCACTGGTGGCAGACCTGCTTGAGAGCGGCGACCTGATCGCCATGGCGCCCGACCTCCCGCGCGACGTGCCGCTGTACTGGCAGGTGCGCAGCATAACCGCACCGGCGATCCGGCCGCTGACCCGCGCGCTGCGCCGTGCAGCGGCAGACGTGCTTCTTCCGATGCCCTGA
- a CDS encoding LysE/ArgO family amino acid transporter: MDAALAGFALGFSLILAIGAQNAFVLRQGLRGVHVLPVVLVCALSDAVLIAAGVLGFGALTRAVPGLEWAMRIFGALFLTWYGARTLLSAWRGGEALRAGEGAQSLKAAVLACLAFTWLNPHVYLDTVVLVGSVSAQYADRLAFATGAMAASFVFFFGLGYGARSLAPWFARPSAWRVLDLLVGSTMLIIAVSLVMN; encoded by the coding sequence ATGGACGCGGCATTGGCAGGCTTTGCCCTTGGTTTTTCCCTGATCCTCGCGATTGGCGCACAGAACGCCTTTGTCCTGCGGCAGGGATTGCGCGGTGTGCATGTGCTGCCGGTGGTGCTGGTCTGCGCCTTGTCGGATGCCGTGCTGATCGCGGCAGGTGTGCTTGGCTTTGGCGCGCTGACACGGGCGGTGCCCGGCTTGGAATGGGCCATGCGGATCTTCGGCGCGCTTTTCCTGACGTGGTACGGCGCACGGACGCTGCTGTCCGCGTGGCGCGGCGGAGAGGCGCTTCGGGCCGGCGAGGGGGCGCAGAGTCTGAAGGCCGCGGTGCTGGCTTGCCTCGCCTTCACCTGGCTCAATCCGCATGTATATCTCGACACGGTGGTGCTGGTGGGATCGGTGTCGGCGCAATATGCGGACCGGCTGGCGTTTGCCACGGGGGCGATGGCGGCCAGCTTCGTTTTCTTCTTTGGGCTGGGGTACGGTGCCCGCAGCCTTGCGCCATGGTTCGCGCGCCCCTCGGCATGGCGGGTGCTCGACCTCCTGGTCGGCTCGACGATGCTGATCATAGCGGTTTCACTAGTGATGAACTGA
- a CDS encoding DMT family transporter, producing MDIPDREKHVVSMEQTARPGVGIFWMAVTGLCFVGVTALVKALGDRIPAVEAAFLRYLLGLVFLAPMWRDLREATLTRRLWGLFLLRGIMHTVGVALWFYAMTRIPIAEVTAMNYLNPVYVTVLAVFFLGERLAVRRVAAIIAALVGAMLILRPGFRELDPGHYAMLVTALVFAGSYLLAKILSSEVRPAVVVAMMSLTVTVGLAPMAFAVWVWPTWGELAVLFCVACFATGGHYAMTLAFVEAPVTVTQPVTFLQLVWSVLIGAMFFAEPVDLWVVGGGSVIMLAVIFITWREAVLKRRITPVVSETKV from the coding sequence ATGGACATTCCCGACCGTGAGAAACATGTTGTCAGCATGGAACAGACGGCACGGCCCGGTGTGGGCATCTTCTGGATGGCGGTCACGGGGCTGTGCTTCGTCGGCGTCACCGCATTGGTGAAAGCGCTAGGCGACAGGATCCCGGCGGTGGAGGCCGCCTTCCTGCGCTACTTGCTCGGGCTCGTCTTTCTTGCCCCGATGTGGCGGGATCTGCGTGAGGCGACACTGACGCGCAGGCTGTGGGGCCTGTTCCTGTTGCGGGGCATCATGCACACGGTCGGAGTGGCGCTGTGGTTCTACGCCATGACACGCATTCCGATCGCCGAAGTCACCGCGATGAACTACCTGAACCCGGTCTATGTGACCGTGCTCGCCGTGTTTTTCCTGGGGGAGCGCCTTGCCGTCCGTCGGGTTGCCGCGATCATCGCCGCCCTCGTCGGGGCGATGCTGATCCTGCGGCCGGGGTTTCGCGAACTCGATCCCGGCCACTACGCCATGCTGGTGACGGCCCTCGTGTTCGCCGGCTCCTACCTTCTGGCCAAGATCCTGTCGAGCGAGGTGCGCCCCGCGGTCGTGGTCGCCATGATGTCACTGACGGTGACCGTCGGCCTTGCGCCCATGGCCTTTGCGGTCTGGGTCTGGCCCACCTGGGGCGAGTTGGCCGTGCTGTTCTGCGTGGCCTGTTTCGCGACCGGCGGTCACTATGCCATGACGCTTGCGTTCGTGGAGGCCCCCGTGACGGTGACGCAGCCGGTGACCTTCCTGCAACTCGTCTGGTCCGTGCTGATCGGCGCGATGTTCTTCGCGGAACCGGTCGATCTTTGGGTGGTCGGGGGTGGATCGGTCATCATGTTGGCGGTGATCTTCATCACTTGGCGCGAGGCCGTTCTGAAGCGCCGGATCACGCCGGTCGTTTCGGAAACGAAGGTGTAA
- the betI gene encoding choline-binding transcriptional repressor BetI, translated as MPKLGQEPIRRKALVAATVAEIGARGSLDVTVGQIARRAGMSSALAHHYFGGKTDIFLAAMRHILSEYAAEVRAALAAAAPGRRLEAVIEANFAKSCFEPATVSAWLSFYGLAQSQPDARRLLSMYHARLRSNLRHALRERCDAPELVADQIGALIDGVYLRAALSRTGVEGAADEVIRAAHALMKGRPEGRR; from the coding sequence ATGCCGAAGCTGGGACAGGAACCGATACGGCGCAAAGCGCTGGTGGCAGCCACGGTCGCAGAGATCGGGGCGCGGGGGTCGCTTGACGTAACCGTCGGGCAGATCGCCAGGCGCGCCGGCATGTCGTCGGCACTGGCGCACCACTATTTCGGCGGCAAGACGGACATCTTCCTGGCTGCCATGCGGCACATCCTTTCCGAATACGCCGCCGAAGTGCGCGCCGCGCTGGCCGCTGCGGCACCGGGCAGACGGCTGGAGGCCGTAATCGAGGCGAATTTCGCGAAAAGCTGCTTCGAACCGGCGACAGTTTCGGCCTGGCTCAGCTTTTACGGTCTTGCGCAGAGCCAGCCGGATGCGCGGCGCCTCCTGTCGATGTATCACGCACGGCTCAGGTCGAACCTGCGCCATGCGCTCCGTGAACGCTGCGACGCGCCCGAACTCGTCGCCGATCAGATCGGCGCCCTCATCGACGGTGTTTACCTGCGCGCGGCCCTGTCCCGTACCGGCGTCGAAGGCGCAGCGGACGAGGTGATCCGGGCGGCGCATGCCCTCATGAAGGGACGGCCCGAGGGGCGGAGATGA
- the betA gene encoding choline dehydrogenase, protein MLADYVVVGAGSGGCALTYRLVEAGHSVIVIEHGGSDWGPFINMPGALSFPMNMKRYDWGFRTEPEPHLGGRRMACPRGKVLGGSSSINGMIYVRGHALDYEHWVEQGADGWGYSDVLPYFRRMEDWHHGGHGGDPAWRGSGGPLHVTRGRRDNPLVRAFVEAGRQAGYPETGDYNGEQQEGFGAFDMTVWKGSRWSAAKAYLRPAKAMGAVIVRGLAHRVVFEDGRATGVEISRGGATEVIHARREVVLSASAINSPKLLMLSGIGPAAHLADHGIEVRADRPGVGRNLQDHLELYVQMAATQPVSLAKYWNLWGKAWVGAQWLFGRAGPGASNQFESAGFIRSRAGVQYPDIQYHFLPIAVRYDGAIAPEGHGFQAHTGPMRSPSRGAVTLRSADPKEAPKILFNYMSCPEDWEDFRTAIRLTREIFAQDAFAPFRGAELQPGAAAQTDDELDDVIREHVESAYHPCGTCRMGRADDVDAVVDPVGRVIGVEGLRVADSSIFPRITNGNLNAPSIMVGEKIADHMLDRRLPPEAATPWIHPDWETRQR, encoded by the coding sequence ATGTTGGCGGATTATGTCGTTGTGGGGGCGGGGTCGGGGGGCTGTGCGCTGACGTATCGGCTGGTGGAAGCCGGGCACTCGGTCATCGTGATCGAACATGGCGGGTCCGATTGGGGGCCTTTCATCAACATGCCCGGCGCCCTCAGCTTTCCGATGAACATGAAGCGTTACGACTGGGGTTTCCGGACGGAGCCGGAGCCGCACCTCGGCGGTCGGAGGATGGCCTGTCCGCGCGGCAAGGTGCTGGGCGGATCGTCCTCCATCAACGGCATGATCTACGTGCGCGGCCATGCGCTGGACTATGAACACTGGGTCGAACAAGGCGCAGACGGCTGGGGGTATTCTGACGTGCTGCCCTATTTCCGGCGCATGGAAGACTGGCACCACGGCGGTCATGGCGGCGATCCGGCCTGGCGCGGCTCCGGCGGGCCCCTGCACGTCACGCGCGGGCGGCGGGACAACCCGCTGGTCCGGGCCTTCGTCGAGGCCGGGCGGCAGGCTGGCTACCCGGAGACTGGCGACTACAACGGGGAACAACAGGAAGGTTTCGGCGCCTTCGACATGACCGTGTGGAAGGGGAGTCGCTGGTCCGCAGCGAAGGCCTACCTGCGGCCCGCAAAGGCGATGGGCGCGGTCATAGTTCGCGGTCTGGCCCATCGTGTGGTCTTTGAGGACGGGCGGGCCACCGGAGTGGAGATATCGCGCGGCGGCGCGACCGAGGTGATCCACGCCCGGCGCGAGGTGGTGCTTTCAGCCAGCGCGATCAATTCGCCGAAGCTCCTGATGCTGTCGGGGATCGGTCCTGCGGCGCACCTGGCCGACCACGGCATCGAAGTGCGTGCGGACAGGCCCGGTGTGGGGCGCAACCTTCAGGATCATCTGGAACTCTATGTCCAGATGGCGGCCACCCAGCCGGTGTCGCTGGCCAAGTACTGGAACCTGTGGGGCAAGGCCTGGGTCGGTGCGCAGTGGCTGTTCGGGCGGGCCGGGCCGGGCGCATCCAACCAATTCGAAAGCGCGGGTTTCATACGCTCGCGCGCCGGAGTGCAATATCCCGACATCCAGTACCATTTCCTGCCGATCGCCGTGCGCTACGATGGTGCCATCGCGCCGGAGGGGCACGGTTTTCAGGCGCACACCGGCCCGATGCGGTCGCCATCGCGTGGCGCGGTGACGTTGCGGTCTGCCGATCCAAAAGAGGCGCCGAAAATCCTGTTCAACTACATGAGTTGCCCGGAGGATTGGGAGGATTTCCGGACAGCGATCCGGCTGACGCGCGAAATCTTCGCGCAAGATGCCTTTGCACCGTTCCGCGGGGCCGAGCTTCAGCCGGGGGCGGCGGCACAGACCGACGACGAACTTGACGATGTGATACGGGAACATGTGGAAAGCGCCTATCACCCCTGCGGCACCTGCCGGATGGGACGCGCCGACGACGTCGACGCCGTGGTCGATCCGGTGGGGCGCGTGATTGGCGTGGAGGGATTGCGCGTGGCGGACAGCTCGATCTTCCCGCGCATCACCAACGGCAACCTCAATGCGCCGTCGATCATGGTGGGCGAGAAGATCGCCGATCACATGCTGGACAGACGGCTCCCGCCCGAAGCGGCAACGCCCTGGATACATCCGGACTGGGAAACCCGGCAACGTTAA